The Leucobacter chromiiresistens genome window below encodes:
- a CDS encoding ABC transporter permease yields the protein MKRFSLGKAFVPVVSTIVLIYLLLPILHVIVFSFNESGRNNILWRGFTLRNWENPCGAPQVCTAFGNSILVGVVATVIATTLGTLIAIALVRYRFRARSTVSLLLFTPMATPEVVLGAGLAAQFLLAGVEKGIGTIILAHTMFCISYVVVAVKARVASLDPAIEEAGRDLYASPMQVFWRITLPMLAPGIIGAALLSFALSFDDFIITNFNSGTATTFPKFIYVSALKGVPAQANVLASIVFVAALLLVIVVQMVNISRRKRLARA from the coding sequence GTGAAGCGATTCAGTCTCGGAAAGGCGTTCGTCCCGGTCGTGAGCACGATCGTGCTCATCTACCTGCTGCTGCCGATCCTGCACGTCATCGTGTTCTCCTTCAACGAGTCGGGGCGCAACAACATCCTCTGGCGGGGGTTCACGCTGCGCAACTGGGAGAACCCCTGCGGCGCTCCGCAGGTGTGCACCGCGTTCGGCAACAGCATCCTCGTCGGCGTCGTCGCCACGGTGATCGCGACCACGCTCGGCACGCTGATCGCGATCGCGCTCGTGCGGTACCGCTTCCGGGCGAGATCGACCGTCAGCCTGCTGCTCTTCACGCCGATGGCGACGCCCGAGGTGGTGCTGGGCGCCGGTCTCGCCGCCCAGTTCCTGCTCGCGGGGGTGGAGAAGGGGATCGGCACCATCATCCTGGCGCACACAATGTTCTGCATCTCGTACGTGGTGGTGGCGGTGAAGGCGCGCGTCGCGAGCCTCGACCCCGCCATCGAGGAGGCGGGGCGCGATCTCTACGCCTCTCCGATGCAGGTCTTCTGGCGCATCACGCTGCCGATGCTCGCACCGGGCATCATCGGCGCGGCCCTGCTGAGCTTCGCCCTCTCCTTCGACGACTTCATCATCACGAACTTCAACTCGGGCACGGCGACGACGTTCCCGAAGTTCATCTACGTGTCGGCGCTGAAGGGCGTGCCGGCGCAGGCGAACGTGCTGGCGTCGATCGTGTTCGTCGCAGCGCTGCTGCTCGTGATCGTCGTGCAGATGGTGAACATCTCCCGTCGCAAGCGACTCGCTCGGGCGTAG
- a CDS encoding APC family permease, translating to MSALSAPASSNGARLKRSLGLWAIVGLGLGYMTPTVVFDTFGLVARDTNNVVPLAYTVALIVMIFTAISYGKMAGAIPSAGSAYTYARESMHPNVGFLVGWTALIDYMLLPMVNCLILRSYLEAFFPGVPGAVWVIVYVLFVTTVIYLTMRGTSNVNMLLLIFSIVVMAIFVLMVILQLSGGAGENGVVTMRPFFHDGVEFGAVLAGATIVCFSFIGFDAVTMYAEEAKTPKIMPKAILLTVVIGGAIFLVASFFTQQRFPDWNEFAPGGDMQYVEDSTLPIIGDLVGGKLLSAVLTAAGFAATLASGLASHASVSRMLLVMGRNNVLPQKFFGYVNPRTHTPTFNIVLTGAISLLAIAFTLEMIAAYINYGALIAFTFVNLSVIAWFAIRQGRRRTPKDIFTYIVMPVLGTLLTGLLWVNLDGHALLGGLIWSALGFVYLIVITRGFRRKVASFDESQPVTGFNKVSAGE from the coding sequence ATGTCCGCTCTGTCTGCACCGGCGTCATCGAACGGTGCTCGTCTCAAGCGCAGCCTCGGGCTCTGGGCCATCGTGGGCCTCGGCCTCGGCTACATGACCCCCACCGTGGTGTTCGACACGTTCGGCCTGGTGGCCCGAGACACGAACAACGTCGTGCCGCTCGCCTACACCGTGGCGCTGATCGTCATGATCTTCACGGCGATCAGCTACGGGAAGATGGCGGGGGCGATCCCCAGCGCCGGGTCGGCGTACACGTACGCGCGCGAATCGATGCATCCGAACGTCGGCTTCCTCGTGGGCTGGACGGCGCTCATCGACTACATGCTGCTGCCGATGGTGAACTGCCTGATCCTGCGCAGCTACCTCGAGGCGTTCTTCCCCGGCGTCCCCGGAGCCGTGTGGGTCATCGTGTACGTGCTGTTCGTCACGACCGTCATCTACCTCACGATGCGCGGCACGTCGAACGTCAACATGCTGCTGCTCATCTTCTCGATCGTCGTGATGGCGATCTTCGTGCTCATGGTCATCCTGCAGCTCTCGGGCGGAGCCGGCGAGAACGGCGTCGTGACGATGCGGCCCTTCTTCCACGACGGCGTGGAGTTCGGCGCGGTGCTCGCCGGGGCGACGATCGTCTGCTTCTCGTTCATCGGCTTCGACGCGGTGACCATGTACGCGGAGGAGGCGAAGACGCCGAAGATCATGCCGAAGGCGATCCTGCTGACCGTGGTCATCGGCGGCGCGATCTTCCTCGTCGCCAGCTTCTTCACGCAGCAGCGGTTCCCCGATTGGAACGAGTTCGCCCCGGGCGGCGACATGCAGTACGTGGAGGACAGCACGCTGCCGATCATCGGCGATCTCGTCGGCGGCAAACTGCTCTCCGCGGTGCTCACCGCAGCCGGGTTCGCGGCGACCCTCGCGTCGGGGCTCGCGTCGCACGCCTCGGTGTCGCGCATGCTGCTCGTCATGGGCCGCAACAACGTGCTGCCGCAGAAGTTCTTCGGGTACGTGAACCCGCGCACCCACACGCCGACCTTCAACATCGTGCTCACGGGAGCGATCTCCCTGCTCGCGATCGCCTTCACGCTCGAGATGATCGCGGCGTACATCAACTACGGTGCGCTGATCGCGTTCACCTTCGTCAACCTGTCGGTGATCGCGTGGTTCGCGATTCGCCAGGGGCGCAGGCGCACGCCGAAGGACATCTTCACGTACATCGTGATGCCGGTGCTCGGCACGCTGCTGACCGGACTGCTGTGGGTCAACCTCGACGGCCACGCGCTGCTCGGCGGACTCATCTGGAGCGCGCTCGGCTTCGTGTACCTGATCGTGATCACCCGCGGCTTCCGCCGCAAGGTGGCGTCGTTCGACGAGAGCCAGCCGGTGACGGGGTTCAACAAGGTGTCGGCGGGCGAGTAG
- a CDS encoding YczE/YyaS/YitT family protein — protein MIRRLAQLIPGLLLYGVADAFMIEAALGVDPWTVFAQGLSLQTGLGIGLLTNLIGLLVLLLWWPLRQKPGIGTLLNILLVGPGIELGLWLLPTPDALWLRVAYFTIGLLLLAVASGVYIGADLGPGPRDGLMTGIHLRFGTPIWAGRTAVEVTVLLIGWALGGNVGIGTVVFAALIGPLCSITLPLFAPRAIRRDRGARATTPAAPPEEKPLRA, from the coding sequence GTGATCCGACGACTCGCCCAGCTCATCCCCGGCCTGCTGCTCTACGGCGTCGCCGACGCGTTCATGATCGAGGCCGCGCTCGGCGTCGACCCGTGGACGGTCTTCGCACAGGGCCTCTCGCTGCAGACGGGCCTCGGCATCGGCCTGCTCACCAACCTCATCGGCCTGCTCGTGCTGCTCCTCTGGTGGCCGCTCCGCCAGAAGCCCGGCATCGGCACGCTGCTCAATATCCTGCTCGTCGGCCCGGGCATCGAGCTCGGGCTCTGGCTGCTGCCCACCCCCGACGCGCTGTGGCTGCGCGTGGCCTACTTCACGATCGGACTGCTCCTGCTCGCCGTCGCGAGCGGCGTCTACATCGGCGCCGACCTCGGCCCGGGCCCGAGAGACGGGCTGATGACCGGCATCCACCTGCGCTTCGGCACGCCGATCTGGGCGGGCCGCACCGCCGTCGAGGTGACCGTGCTGCTGATCGGCTGGGCCCTCGGCGGCAACGTCGGCATCGGCACCGTGGTGTTCGCCGCGCTCATCGGCCCGCTCTGCTCGATCACGCTGCCGCTCTTCGCGCCCCGCGCGATCCGACGCGACCGCGGGGCCCGCGCGACGACGCCCGCCGCACCGCCCGAGGAGAAGCCTCTCCGGGCCTGA
- a CDS encoding PLP-dependent aminotransferase family protein, protein MPEMWTAQRLSARRLADLLGRWRGAGHGYLELADSVALLVRDGRVVPGTTLPAERPLSETLGVSRTTVAAAYQRLRDAGVVQSRRGSGTVVRGSGATRDGLWSGTISGIDLSSACPEPWSGLAALNARAAEEHAAAFQLIGYDTLGLPELRAAIAERYAARGLPTAPEQIMVTLGAQHAIFLIARTLLRRGDRSLVESPSYPHAREALAAMGALVAELPVGAGRGGPESGYDAASLLEIAERTSPRLAYLIPDHHNPTGLRMPDALKSRLITALAGAGAYVIADETTAELALGEPQRIAPFAAHAEQEHHQDAILTVGSLGKTVWGGLRVGWIRAAPELIGRLEASRRIGDLGTGVWEQVLALHALEQYDDILAERTRQLTSRHRALIAGLAERLPEWRPSPAVGGVCVWVDIGERASSRLSRAAAELDLHLPPGPRFGSPGTFERFVRLPFSAPEAALDEALRRLARAWDGGSGAAGVGRTLTPAFTEAVI, encoded by the coding sequence ATGCCCGAGATGTGGACTGCCCAGCGGCTGAGCGCGCGCCGTCTCGCCGACCTCCTCGGCCGCTGGCGCGGCGCCGGGCACGGCTACCTCGAGCTCGCCGACAGCGTGGCGCTCCTCGTGCGCGACGGGCGCGTCGTGCCGGGAACGACGCTGCCCGCCGAGCGCCCCCTCTCCGAGACCCTCGGCGTGAGCCGCACCACGGTCGCCGCCGCGTACCAGCGGCTGCGCGACGCAGGGGTCGTGCAGTCGCGTCGCGGATCGGGCACTGTCGTACGCGGCTCCGGGGCGACGCGGGACGGCCTCTGGTCGGGCACGATCAGCGGAATCGACCTGTCGAGCGCCTGCCCCGAACCCTGGAGCGGGCTCGCGGCGCTCAACGCGCGCGCCGCCGAGGAGCACGCGGCCGCCTTCCAGCTCATCGGCTACGACACGCTCGGGCTCCCCGAACTGCGCGCCGCGATCGCCGAACGCTACGCGGCCCGCGGGCTCCCGACGGCCCCCGAGCAGATCATGGTGACGCTCGGCGCGCAGCACGCGATCTTCCTCATCGCGCGCACGCTGCTGCGGCGCGGGGATCGCAGCCTGGTCGAGTCGCCCAGCTACCCGCACGCGCGAGAGGCGCTCGCCGCGATGGGGGCGCTCGTCGCCGAGCTGCCCGTGGGGGCTGGCCGCGGCGGGCCCGAGAGCGGGTACGACGCGGCGAGCCTGCTGGAGATCGCCGAGCGCACGTCGCCGAGGCTCGCCTACCTGATCCCCGATCACCACAACCCGACCGGCCTGCGCATGCCGGACGCGCTGAAGTCGCGACTCATCACGGCGCTCGCCGGCGCGGGCGCCTACGTCATCGCCGACGAGACGACCGCGGAGCTCGCCCTGGGGGAGCCGCAGCGGATCGCACCGTTCGCCGCGCACGCCGAGCAGGAGCACCACCAGGATGCGATCCTCACCGTCGGGTCGCTCGGAAAGACGGTGTGGGGCGGATTGCGCGTGGGGTGGATCCGCGCCGCTCCCGAACTCATCGGGAGGCTCGAGGCCTCCCGCCGCATCGGCGATCTCGGCACCGGCGTCTGGGAGCAGGTGCTCGCACTGCACGCGCTGGAGCAGTACGACGACATCCTCGCCGAGCGGACGCGGCAGCTGACCTCCCGCCACCGCGCGCTCATCGCCGGTCTCGCGGAGCGCTTGCCCGAATGGCGCCCGTCGCCGGCCGTCGGCGGCGTCTGCGTATGGGTCGACATCGGCGAGCGGGCCAGCTCGCGCCTCAGCCGAGCCGCAGCGGAGCTCGACCTGCACCTGCCGCCCGGCCCGCGCTTCGGGAGCCCGGGCACGTTCGAGCGGTTCGTGCGCCTCCCGTTCTCGGCGCCCGAGGCCGCGCTCGACGAGGCGCTGCGGCGTCTCGCGCGGGCCTGGGACGGCGGCTCGGGCGCGGCGGGCGTCGGCCGCACGTTGACGCCCGCCTTCACCGAAGCCGTCATCTGA
- the prfB gene encoding peptide chain release factor 2, whose translation MLDLDFSARIRALRSTFADIAAVLDLPKLDREIADLEEQAAAPDLWDDPAAAQKVTSGLSHRQARVKRVRGVEQRLDDLEVLVELAQEADDADSAEEAAAELVALEKVIQDLEVQTMLSGEYDERAAVVTIRSGAGGDDATDFAEMLLRMYLRWAEQHDYPTKMLDTSYAEGAGIKSATFEIDAPYAFGTISVEAGTHRLARISPFGSADKRQTSFAGVEVIPLLEEATEVEVPEADIRVDVYRSSGPGGQSVNTTDSAVRITHLPSGIVVSMQNEKSQIQNRAAAMRVLQTRLLLLQREQEAAKKKELAGSVTASWGDQIRSYFLYGQQLVKDLRTGHESSQPEAVFNGDLDGFIAAGIRWRSLAKND comes from the coding sequence ATGCTCGACCTCGACTTCTCCGCCCGCATCCGCGCACTCCGCTCGACGTTCGCCGACATCGCCGCGGTGCTGGATCTGCCCAAGCTCGATCGCGAGATCGCGGACCTCGAGGAGCAGGCCGCCGCCCCCGACCTGTGGGACGACCCCGCGGCCGCCCAGAAGGTCACGAGCGGGCTCTCGCACCGGCAGGCCCGCGTGAAGCGGGTGCGGGGCGTGGAGCAGCGTCTCGACGACCTCGAGGTGCTCGTCGAGCTCGCGCAGGAGGCCGACGACGCCGACTCCGCCGAGGAGGCCGCAGCGGAGCTGGTCGCGCTCGAGAAGGTCATCCAGGATCTCGAAGTGCAGACCATGCTCTCGGGGGAGTACGACGAGCGCGCCGCCGTCGTCACGATCCGCTCGGGCGCGGGGGGCGACGACGCCACCGACTTCGCCGAGATGCTGCTGCGCATGTACCTGCGCTGGGCCGAGCAGCACGACTACCCGACGAAGATGCTCGACACGTCGTACGCCGAGGGTGCGGGGATCAAATCGGCCACGTTCGAGATCGACGCGCCGTACGCGTTCGGCACCATCTCGGTCGAGGCGGGCACGCACCGACTCGCCCGCATCAGCCCGTTCGGGTCGGCCGACAAGCGCCAGACGAGCTTCGCCGGCGTCGAGGTCATCCCGCTCCTCGAGGAGGCCACCGAGGTGGAGGTGCCCGAAGCCGACATCCGCGTCGACGTCTACCGCTCCTCGGGCCCGGGCGGCCAGTCGGTGAACACGACCGACTCCGCGGTGCGCATCACCCACCTCCCCTCGGGCATCGTCGTCTCCATGCAGAACGAGAAGTCGCAGATCCAGAACCGCGCGGCCGCGATGCGCGTGCTCCAGACCCGGCTGCTGCTGCTGCAGCGCGAGCAGGAGGCGGCCAAGAAGAAGGAGCTCGCGGGCAGCGTCACCGCGAGCTGGGGCGATCAGATCCGCTCGTACTTCCTGTACGGCCAGCAGCTCGTGAAGGATCTGCGCACGGGGCACGAATCCTCGCAGCCGGAGGCGGTCTTCAACGGCGACCTCGACGGGTTCATCGCCGCCGGGATCCGGTGGCGCTCGCTCGCCAAGAACGACTGA
- the ftsE gene encoding cell division ATP-binding protein FtsE, which translates to MILFENVTKKYRGTAKPALDGIDLRVDRGEFVFIVGASGSGKSSCLRLILREDQPSAGKIHVLGQDLSKISSRKVPYFRRNLGTVFQDFRLLTNKTVYDNVAFTLQVIGKSRGFIQEAVPDTLEMVGLANKAKRFPHELSGGEQQRVAIARAIVNKPAILMADEPTGNLDPATSLGIMQLLRAINAAGTTVVMATHEATFVDIMQQRVVELSQGVVVRDEVGGGYGETASIPIADLSDESVQVLRTSEAVVRAALAPEMLGDTAGSAAVQDAAERDPALVEAAAEVVAAAAPEPEVEEPRQPQAPEAERQREASVFEEPRPFGDDDEDEDIDETVHADGPRGRGIPSFLEPARPLDPVQMAETGSLAEHLGLKRTDDDQTDVGPVR; encoded by the coding sequence ATGATCCTCTTCGAGAACGTCACCAAGAAATACCGGGGCACCGCGAAACCCGCGCTCGACGGTATCGACCTCCGGGTCGATCGCGGCGAGTTCGTGTTCATCGTGGGCGCCTCCGGTTCGGGTAAATCGAGCTGCCTGCGGCTGATCCTGCGCGAGGATCAGCCGAGCGCCGGCAAGATCCACGTGCTGGGGCAGGATCTCAGCAAGATCTCCTCGCGCAAGGTTCCGTACTTCCGCCGCAACCTCGGCACGGTCTTCCAGGACTTCCGACTCCTCACGAACAAGACGGTGTACGACAACGTGGCCTTCACGCTGCAGGTGATCGGCAAGTCCCGCGGCTTCATCCAGGAGGCCGTTCCCGACACGCTCGAGATGGTCGGGCTCGCGAATAAGGCGAAGCGCTTCCCGCACGAGCTCTCGGGCGGCGAGCAGCAGCGCGTCGCGATCGCGCGCGCCATTGTGAACAAGCCGGCGATCCTCATGGCCGACGAGCCGACCGGCAACCTCGACCCCGCCACCAGCCTCGGGATCATGCAGCTCCTGCGCGCGATCAACGCGGCGGGAACGACGGTCGTCATGGCGACCCACGAGGCGACCTTCGTCGACATCATGCAGCAGCGCGTGGTCGAGCTCTCGCAGGGCGTCGTCGTGCGCGACGAGGTCGGCGGCGGGTACGGCGAGACCGCTTCGATCCCGATCGCCGACCTCTCCGACGAGAGCGTGCAGGTGCTGCGCACCTCGGAGGCCGTCGTGCGCGCCGCTCTGGCGCCCGAGATGCTCGGCGATACGGCCGGCTCGGCGGCGGTTCAGGATGCGGCGGAGCGCGATCCCGCGCTCGTCGAGGCCGCGGCGGAGGTGGTGGCCGCGGCCGCACCCGAGCCCGAGGTCGAGGAGCCTCGCCAGCCGCAGGCACCCGAGGCGGAGCGGCAGCGGGAGGCCTCGGTCTTCGAGGAGCCCCGCCCCTTCGGCGATGACGACGAGGACGAGGACATCGACGAGACGGTGCACGCCGACGGCCCGCGCGGCCGCGGCATTCCGAGCTTCCTCGAGCCGGCGCGTCCCCTCGACCCCGTGCAGATGGCGGAGACGGGCAGCCTCGCCGAGCACCTCGGGCTCAAACGAACCGACGACGACCAGACGGATGTGGGGCCCGTGCGATGA
- the ftsX gene encoding permease-like cell division protein FtsX produces MRVGLVLGEVWNGFRRNLSVVISVVLVTFVSLTFVGAAILMQLQIQQMKTFWFDRAQVAVYLCTDYDQSATCSGTDAGEEEIAAVQAALDSDTLAPYIEDTFFVDHEQAYEEFTKQFEGNPIVEITRPEQLNQTFWIKLKDPSRSDIIQETFAGIPGVQSVSDQRSLLDRIFLFLGVASYTAIAIAGLMLIAAMLLISTTIRLSAYSRRREIGIMRLVGASNRFIQTPFILEGIIAALIGAVLASAASVAIVKFFVQGFLAQEVPFTSYITVEQSLVVPPILVLVGVVLSAIAAKIAITRYLRV; encoded by the coding sequence ATGAGGGTGGGACTGGTACTCGGCGAGGTCTGGAACGGCTTCCGCCGCAATCTCTCCGTGGTCATCTCGGTGGTGCTCGTGACCTTCGTGTCGCTCACCTTCGTGGGCGCCGCGATTCTGATGCAGCTGCAGATCCAGCAGATGAAGACGTTCTGGTTCGACCGTGCGCAGGTCGCGGTGTACCTCTGCACCGACTACGACCAGAGCGCCACGTGCTCGGGCACGGATGCGGGGGAGGAGGAGATCGCCGCCGTGCAGGCCGCGCTCGACTCGGACACGCTCGCGCCGTACATCGAGGACACCTTCTTCGTCGACCACGAGCAGGCGTACGAGGAGTTCACGAAGCAGTTCGAGGGCAACCCGATCGTCGAGATCACGAGGCCCGAGCAGCTGAACCAGACGTTCTGGATCAAGCTGAAGGATCCGTCGCGCTCCGACATCATCCAGGAGACGTTCGCGGGCATCCCCGGGGTGCAGAGCGTCTCAGACCAGCGGAGCCTCCTCGACCGCATCTTCCTGTTCCTGGGCGTCGCGAGCTACACGGCCATCGCGATCGCCGGCCTCATGCTCATCGCCGCGATGCTCCTGATCTCGACGACGATCCGCCTGTCGGCCTACTCGCGGCGCCGGGAGATCGGCATCATGCGTCTCGTCGGGGCGTCGAACCGCTTCATCCAGACGCCCTTCATCTTGGAGGGCATCATCGCCGCGCTCATCGGAGCGGTGCTCGCGAGCGCCGCCTCGGTGGCCATCGTGAAGTTCTTCGTGCAGGGCTTCCTGGCGCAGGAGGTGCCGTTCACGAGCTACATCACGGTCGAGCAGTCGCTCGTGGTGCCGCCGATCCTCGTGCTCGTCGGCGTCGTGCTCTCGGCCATCGCCGCGAAGATCGCGATCACCCGCTACCTGCGGGTGTAG
- the smpB gene encoding SsrA-binding protein SmpB, with translation MPKETGEKLIASNKKARHEYQILDTFEAGMVLTGSEVKSLRMGRASLVDGYVFIENGEAWLDAAYIPEYLNGSWTNHAPRRKRKLLLHRHEIDKLWQKTREGGMTIVPLKMYFLDGRAKVEVALARGKREYDKRQTLREQQDKREAERAMRQRNRMGE, from the coding sequence ATGCCCAAGGAGACCGGCGAGAAGCTGATTGCCTCGAACAAGAAGGCCCGGCACGAATACCAGATCCTCGACACGTTCGAGGCCGGGATGGTGCTGACGGGCAGCGAGGTGAAGTCGCTGCGCATGGGGCGCGCCTCGCTCGTCGACGGGTACGTCTTCATCGAGAACGGGGAGGCCTGGCTCGATGCCGCCTACATTCCCGAGTACCTCAACGGGTCGTGGACGAATCACGCCCCGCGGCGCAAGCGCAAGCTGCTGCTGCACCGGCATGAGATCGACAAGCTCTGGCAGAAGACGCGCGAGGGCGGCATGACGATCGTGCCGCTCAAGATGTACTTCCTCGACGGCCGTGCCAAGGTCGAGGTCGCCCTCGCGCGCGGCAAGCGCGAGTACGACAAGCGGCAGACGCTGCGCGAGCAGCAGGACAAGCGAGAAGCCGAGCGCGCCATGCGTCAGCGCAACCGCATGGGGGAGTGA
- a CDS encoding TetR family transcriptional regulator, producing the protein MTRVGDPATSNRVRKPAEARRAEIVAEAAAIALRDGLEGVTLRAVAVPLGVRPGLISHYFSAVEGLVVEAFVLAVTAERDWLFGDDDAPLAQMAGFVRRAESPEAVELCRLWLNARHLARAMPSLATAIDEQETLDRVRMVALIEAGVANGDFAADDPVGASTRIYMAVDALGVYANNAAPFEHPALRHFVSDVAEWSLGLPPRTLQAESGR; encoded by the coding sequence GTGACCCGCGTGGGAGATCCCGCGACGTCGAACCGGGTGCGCAAACCCGCGGAGGCGCGCCGGGCCGAGATCGTCGCCGAGGCCGCTGCCATCGCCCTGCGGGACGGCCTCGAAGGGGTGACGCTGCGCGCCGTCGCGGTGCCGCTCGGCGTGCGGCCGGGCCTCATCAGCCACTACTTCTCCGCGGTGGAGGGGCTCGTCGTCGAAGCCTTCGTGCTCGCCGTCACGGCGGAGCGCGACTGGCTCTTCGGCGACGACGACGCGCCGCTCGCGCAGATGGCGGGCTTCGTGCGCCGCGCCGAGAGCCCCGAGGCCGTCGAGCTGTGCCGGCTCTGGCTCAACGCCCGCCATCTGGCGCGCGCCATGCCCAGCCTCGCCACCGCGATCGACGAGCAGGAGACGCTCGATCGGGTGCGGATGGTCGCGCTGATCGAAGCCGGGGTGGCGAATGGCGACTTCGCCGCGGACGACCCGGTGGGGGCGAGCACCCGCATCTACATGGCGGTCGATGCTCTCGGCGTCTACGCCAACAACGCCGCGCCGTTCGAGCACCCCGCCCTCCGGCACTTCGTCTCCGACGTGGCGGAGTGGAGCCTCGGGCTCCCGCCGCGTACGCTGCAGGCGGAATCGGGTCGGTGA